The Solanum lycopersicum chromosome 2, SLM_r2.1 DNA window GTGTGATAAAGTTTTTGGAGAGTTCGAGAAACATAGTGGAGACTGCTGCTGCATTTTCAGGTCCTGTAAAGTGTGATAGCAACAATGTAGCTGAATTCAGTGTAACAAAAAGTTTTCATGTTTCAAAAGTGCAGTAGCAGAAGAAAAAAGTGTTGCATCCTTAGCCTTCAAAACTGGAACATGTATTTACATTATACAGCAAGCctgatataaaaaattgaacaaattgcTTAATTACAAAGTATAAATACACATGGAGGTGGTCGAGTACCCTCAAGAACACAAGAAGTTTGAATGATCCAGGCTTACCATGGATGAAAGGAGATTATAGTGTCTGTTTGATCTTGAAACTGAACTTAATCGAACATATTAGTAGTAGATGCAGAAGAAGAGCCCATGTCAGTTCGGATAGTTAGGGTGTTTTGAGTTTGGGTTTCAATTAGCTTCTGATTTTGCCTCTCTTGATGAAAATCTTTCATGGCTTTAAACCTCAGATCATTGGAATAAGTACTTGCCTCTGGAATTTCATCTGGGATAGCAATTCGTCCTTCAAGCATAGACACTACCTCAGACATGATAGGCCTGAGTGAGGGAGTGGCACTAGTGCACAAGAGTGccacttttactattttttccaCTTCGTCTTTATTAATATCAGACCCCAATCTCTGATCAATGAGCTCCTCTATACTCCCACTTTGTTGCAAGTGACAGGCCTGTAACAGTGTAGCTTTTCAGGCACAGCCAGTAATTTCAATGTAAgagtgaaaaatgaagaaagaattgGTAGATCTTTATATTGCCATCGAAAAATTTAAGCTGAGCCTTGataagagagaaagaacaagcAAACAGGGATCAGATTTATACCCAATCTAAGAGACAAATGCTGGTGTGGCTTGGcatgtagttgttgttgttctttccACTGACAGTTTCCAAAAGTACAACTCCAAAGCTGTAAACATCTGCCTTGTCAGTCAAATAACCCCAGAGTGCATATTCTGGTGCCATGTATCCTCTGCAGGTGTTGAGATTAGAAGGTTTGTCAACTTAAAATACTTAAGACTTCTAGCTGGAAAAGCAGTGACCTTACATTGTTCCAGCAACTCGAGTACTAATATGGGTCTTCTCTTCTTCAGTGAGTCTAGCTAGTCCAAAGTCGGAGATTTTGGGATTGAGCTGTCCATCCAGAAGCACATTGGTAGCTTTGATGTCCCGATGTACAATTTTTACGCTTGATTCCTCATGTAGAAAAGCTAGACCTCTAGCTATTCCGAGACAGATCCTAAACCTTGTAGGCCAATCCAGATTCAACCGACTGTTCTCTGAACCAGAAAATTAACCACTGAAAATCTTGACCCAGAGGATAACTAGATTTATACATAAAGAGGACACGGAGTAATTACCAAACAAAACGCTCGCAAGGCTATTGTTATCTAAGTATTCATATACAAGCAGTAACTGGTCTGCTTCAATACAGCACCCAAGAAGCTTAACCAGATTGGGGTGTTGCAAACAGGATATCGTGCTAATCTCATTCAAGAATTCACGGTTGCCTTGCTTTGATTGAGAGGAGAGCTGCTTCACTGCAACTAATGTACCATCAAGTAATTGACCCTACATGAAATCAGTTGTTAGATACCACGGGGTAAGAGGATAGAACCAGAGGGCAGCAGCTAAAGACAGATGAATTATGAGCCACATTATGTATTTCCATGATCAAACTCAAAAGGTTTGGGTAAATAGAATTGAAGGTTCTCGTAGGCAGAGGTACAATGTGACATGATgtacaagtaaaagaaaaatcacTAGTCTCCAATTATTAGCATACCTTGTAAACAGGACCAAAACCACCTTCGCCAATCTTGTTTGAAGCATCAAAATTTCTAGTGGCAGTTTTTATTTGTCTCAGAGTAAAACAAACCATCTGCAGCTCTACACCATTGAGATCTGTCCAAAAAATAAGTAGAGATGAGTTACGGAATTTTGTGTTCTCCTGTGATAAATAAATTCTTATCATTGCATTAGCATTGACATGGCTATCAAATTCTTGAAATGGTAAACCCCACTGCTCCTAAACTCTTACACAAATACCTACTGTTCTTAAAATTCATGTATCAGTAAGATTTGCTACTAGCATTAATTAAGGTGTTTCTAGATTTTATACAATAATGATTACAATAATGATGAGTCTCCTAGACtttcataaaataatgaatCTCGTCGGTCAATCAATGTGTTAAGCTATCACATTAAACAAGACTTTGGATTTCAAGACCTTCAATATGATTAATCATGCATGTTTGTATTTTGATCACTTTTGTATATACAGTGGATTGCATTCAACAAAATCCACCGAAAAGTAGATTAATAACTACTATTTAAATTTGCAATTTAAAAACTTCTCAAGCTCACctcttcttttactttttctacaTAGACAGCCTCTCCACCAAAGTATGCTCAGTACAAAAAACGTGATACATGCAGCCAAAACTCCAACAATAACATAAACTATTGTGGTCTTTCTGTCCTTGTTTGAACAGAACTTGAAAGCTGtaccaaaagaaaatgaaaaaagggTAAATCAGAGCAGCAAAGTGAGCAGAACCATTAATGCAGGTCAACATTCATTTAAAAGACTCTGAAGAAGCGTCATGCTTTACAAAAGCCATCTATCAACAGAACCATCCTCCAACTCGAGCATAGATCAGGGCTTCGATCCAAGCTATGGTTCCATTTACAAGCCTTATTGGCATCTCCACTTGCCAAATGctgtgaatttattttttgggaaaagggtctgaaaaaatataactttggcTGAAATTGTTGTTACGGTACCAAACTTTATGGAGGACCTTTATATATGTGCCCACGTGGACACATTGCTATTTATAATAATGCAGTATTTATGATGTCCACGCGGGCACATAtgtacctttaaaatacactattaaatagttcagGGGTAAAAGTTCTTGTTCAAAGTTCGGTATTGTTACGGCAAATTtgatatttcagacattttccCCTTCATTTTTCCTCATGCTTAGAAACTTCCTTAAGCGCTAATTATTGCACCAAAATGatgaataagaatatatttcTCCATTTCTATTTTACCATAATTTTGAATGAAGTAGCAGTTTCTTGGAAAGATGAGGACAGCGGGATAAAATGAGAAACGTGCAAGGGGAACACCAAAAGTCATTTTCTTGCAAGTTCATGACAACAAGAAAAGATTTACTCTTGTCCAATTTCTCTTGAACTTCATTTCATTTGTCTTCACCTACTATCTTTTTTTTACATTCCAGAAAATGGAACTCTTTCCTTACATGGAAAAATCGACAAATTCTAAAGTCAAACTGATATACAAACTCCTCTCATTATTTAATACTACTAATACACTATTTTAAGATTCACATCATTTCACTTATATCGACTGCACCctgaataaaataattcattcaactaattttttaattgaattctGTAAAATACAGTAGACTATACAAAATCGGACAAAGGAGATAGATAACAGGAAGACTGAGTTACATCATGAGCCCACAGGTCCTATAGGCTATAATATGACTCTCATCACAGTTACTGCGAATATACCATAAAGTAACTTAACGGTAACGGCTCGAGTACGAAAAAGAATTGATAGATAGACACACAGTTCTGCAGTTATGAATTGACCTCTTTCACGTGCATGCATGAGATAAAACCAAATGTAGAAAGAAGAGAAGGAAAAAGTATGTTATCAAAAAGAAGATAGGGAAAAAGTACGAGTCGGAAGTCAAACAATCCCTGTAAATCcacccaaaaatataaaaagtaagtAGATACATACTTGAGTCAACTGAGATAGCTGATATGAGTGAACCATAATGTCCCCTAAAAGGAATGCGGGCAGTGCCCTTGCCAGCCCAATAAAATCGGATCTCCAAGACACTATCTGTTACAGTAGCATTAAAGTATCTGATCACAGGCCTTAGGACTCCAAGAGCTTCCTCTTCAATATTGAAGTCTTTCCACACTAGTTTCTCCTAAAATCAAAAGACGGTCATTCAGAATGTGAATCAGCTAATAACTCTAAAGGAACTTCATCATTCAGGATAAGCACCTggatatatatatcaaaaatgcGCCTTCCGAGACTGTTATATGTACTGTCGTTTTTAAATATTATCTCAGCAAAGTGCAGACTAACATTGTAACTCCCATTCTCCAAGCAATAATGGAAATAAGTAAGTGAAAGTGGAGAAACCCTTGCTCTACTATACAGTTCAGGCAGGTCAGTTGATGGTATAGTCTCAATAAAACGTGTATTCTGATCATTATCATCATCCATGAAGTCTCCGGTGCTACTAAATCCCCAGTAATTATCACTGCGGAAATTTCTTGCAGAACCACCTTCAACATGAGCATCTCCGACAAAATCAATAAGCCTGTTGTTTTCTGTAATAGCAACATCATTTCCTCCACAATTCACATGCAAGGAACACTCATCTGCCATGTAACCAA harbors:
- the LOC104645872 gene encoding probable LRR receptor-like serine/threonine-protein kinase RFK1, with translation MLPLKRAVLSWILAVNCFMLLSLGDSTRVAQEEVDIMEQIATTMGATHWKFNGELCQIEAVRVTTDLPSWSETDVVCNCSIGNDTACHIVAITLKGINLPGVLPPELVKLPYIQKVDFAYNYLSGSIPTEWASTQLNSISVLVNRLSGEIPKELGNITSLTYINLEGNRFSGIIPDELGKLINLKALILSSNQLEGELPVSLSGLVNLADFRISDNNLIGPIPDFIEKWKQLTKLELHATGLEGPIPSSISLLNMLTDLRISDIKGPVHEFPPLINMTDLERLVLRNCNLSGVIPVYIWKLKTIQTLDVSFNKLIGTIPDDISARSMLKFVFLSGNMLSGDIPASILNNGINVDLSYNNFTWQGPQQPACRQNTNYYINLYRSSAVAGTLKNVLPCTEDLTCPRYECSLHVNCGGNDVAITENNRLIDFVGDAHVEGGSARNFRSDNYWGFSSTGDFMDDDNDQNTRFIETIPSTDLPELYSRARVSPLSLTYFHYCLENGSYNVSLHFAEIIFKNDSTYNSLGRRIFDIYIQEKLVWKDFNIEEEALGVLRPVIRYFNATVTDSVLEIRFYWAGKGTARIPFRGHYGSLISAISVDSTFKFCSNKDRKTTIVYVIVGVLAACITFFVLSILWWRGCLCRKSKRRDLNGVELQMVCFTLRQIKTATRNFDASNKIGEGGFGPVYKGQLLDGTLVAVKQLSSQSKQGNREFLNEISTISCLQHPNLVKLLGCCIEADQLLLVYEYLDNNSLASVLFENSRLNLDWPTRFRICLGIARGLAFLHEESSVKIVHRDIKATNVLLDGQLNPKISDFGLARLTEEEKTHISTRVAGTIGYMAPEYALWGYLTDKADVYSFGVVLLETVSGKNNNNYMPSHTSICLLDWACHLQQSGSIEELIDQRLGSDINKDEVEKIVKVALLCTSATPSLRPIMSEVVSMLEGRIAIPDEIPEASTYSNDLRFKAMKDFHQERQNQKLIETQTQNTLTIRTDMGSSSASTTNMFD